The DNA region TCAAATATCTGGTAGTATATCTATATCCAGGCTTAATAATCTTAATTTCGAAGATAAATCAAGTAGAGAAGGTTTTCAAGAGAATAAAGAGTTCCAAGCACTAAAAGAAATAATAAAAAAAATTGTCCACGAATTTGAATATGATCGTCAGTACGTAATGAGAGCCTTAGATAAATTGTATTCTAAGAAGAATTTTGATGAACAAGATAGAAAACAAGCAGATAAAATAGCAAAAAATATCTTAAATAAGATGGTAGATAATGAGCATGAGGATATTGGTACATTAACCGAGAAGAACATAAAGTCATTAAATGCTCATAACGTAAATATTTTGGCTAAATCGTATCTGGCACAACAGCGCTCATTTAAAGATCTGATAACTGAGAACCAGTTGCTAAGGGCTCTCGCAAGTACAGGACTAACTCTGACTTCATTTGCACATGATTTAAGCAATTTAAGTTCAAACATACTGCATAGAAATAATAATGTAAAAAAAATGATGTCGAGGTTAATTGATGATCATCAATTATTAGAGTTAAAAGAATATCAAAATCCTTTTGTATTAATTGATGATATGGCAAAAGAAGATGAAAGATTGAAAAATTGGCTAGAGTTTTCTTTGAATACTATAAAAGTTGACAAAAGGAAGCGTAATAAAGTTGATTTATACAAATATTTTGAGGTTTTTGAAAGATCTTGGAACCCTGTTTTGACATTTCAAAAAGTAAATATTGTGGTTCCTTCATCTATGGATAATGAAAGATTCTATTTTAGAATATTTGAAATTGATTTTGATAGTATATTTAATAATTTAATATCTAACTCACTCTCTGCGTTTCGACGAGAGGATGCATCAGAAAAAAGGGAAATCCGTATTGAGTTGTATGAAATTAATGATGAATTAGTTATTAACTATTCTGATTCGGGCCCTGGTTTGTCTCAAGATATTAATGAGCCTTTTAAAATTTTTGATCCATTATTTACAACTAAGAGAGATAAAGCGGGGAAAGAAGTTGGTACTGGTTTAGGAATGTGGATAGTAAGGTCTACAGTCGATTATTATAATGGACTCATAAAGATTACCAATATCAGACCAGGCTTTTCATTACAACTTGTTTTTCCTAAAAGAAAAGATGAAGGAGTACTAAATTAATTATGTATAGAATCGCGTATATAGACGACGAAACTAATATAGTAAGACAATTTCAAGCGACTATGGATGAGGATTTCGATGTAATTGAAATTGATCTAAAAGAGAATATTGAAGATATGATTGAAGATATCATAGAATCAAAAGTATCAGCAGTGGTAATTGATTTTAATTTAAATAGTTCTAAATCTGAAATTCATTATAACGGAGTGGATTTGCTTAATTATTTGTTTGGTGTAATGGAGAATTTTCCGGGTTATATTCTAACATCATTTGAATCTGAGGCAGAGGGGACTCTGCTTGATCCTGATCTAATTCGTGCTAAAGAATTTGTTAGAGACCATAAAGATTGGTTTGTTCATAAGCTAAAAAAGAAAATTGAGAGTCATAATAAACAGATAGATTTATTCAAGTCTGAATTATCTAACTTAAATAGAAAATTCCCTAATTTGAATTCTAAAGAAGAAGAAAGACTTATTTTTTTGGATGATTATTTAGAGAAAAATTCTAATGGTTACAAGTCATTACCTAGTGAAGTTAAAAAAATATCAAACGATGCAAGGTTAGATAGGCTGATATTGTTATCTCAGAGATTAATAGATGAATTTAAAAATGAGAGGGAATGACATGAGCACCAGTAATCTTAGAACTAGAGATCCGATAAGAACTTGTAAAAAAACTTACACTAATTATAGAAGTTTTAAGAAGTATTTAGCTCAAGATTTCAATAATAGGTGTGGGTACTGTGATGATTTTGACGGATGGATTGGTGGGACTTCAACCTATCATATTGATCATTTTGCTCCAAAAATAAAATTCCCACTATTGGAAAACGATTATACTAATTTAGTATATGCTTGCTCATTTTGTAATAGGTTTAAAAGTGATGATTGGCCCTCCGAAGATCATACTATAAGTGTTGTAAAAGATAAGGGTTACATAGATCCTTGTGATGCTAAATATAAGGGTCATTTTGAAAGAGACCTGTATGGAAACATCATTCCATTAAACAATGTGGCGGATTATATGCACAACAAGCTACAATTTTTCTTAGCAAGACATCGTATTATATGGAATTTAACTAGGTTAAAAATTCAATTAGATGAGTTAGAAGGACTTGCTACTCGTTATAAAGCTGAGAAAGAAAAATATGATAAGATACTTCATTTGTATTTTGAATTAAGTATTGAATTTCAAAATTATCTAAGATATTTGTTAGGGGAAAACTTCCAAGATGGAACATAAGAAAAAAAATGGGGTTTATTATACACCTGATTCCTTGGCGAACTTTGTCATAAATCACTTGTATTTTAATTTCCTCGAAAACAAAAAAAAAATAAACGTCTTAGAGCCAAGTTGCGGTGATGGTATATTCATCAATGCCATTGTTAACAGTAAAACTGAAAAAAAACAAAAACTGAATATTACTGCGGTAGAACTGGATGAACTAGAGATTGGCAAGATATCTCAAGAAATGTCTGATAAAGTTGGAACAGATATAAATATTACTTTTCATAATAGAGATTATCTTGAATTTCAGGTGTTAAATAAAGACAAATATGATTTAATCATCGGAAATCCACCATATATTAGTCACAAGCATCTAACTGAACATCAAATCTCTTTAAGTAATGAAGTATTAACTAAGGCAAAAGTGAGTCCACCTAGAACAAAGAATCTATGGATTTCCTTTTTAATAAGTTCAGTTCTATCATTAACCAATAATGGAACTATCTGTTTTATATTACCCTCTGAGTTGTTACAGGTTAAACATTCGTTATCTATTAGAGATTTCCTATTTAAACATTTTAATTATATTGAAATATTTACTTTTGGAGAGATAGTTTTCGAAGGTATTGAGCAAGATACTATTATATTCATAGGTTCTAATTCAAAAGGTAAAAGAGGTTTTAAATACAGCAATATTGACAATTTGAAGGATTTAAACATAGATGTAATAAATGAGAGCGAAAATTTAGCGGATATTCAAATCAGCGAAAAATGGACCTCCCTAATATTAACGAATAGCCATATCGATAAGTTAACTGCTATGAAAGAAAGAGTTTATCCCCTCGACTTTTACTGTAGCTCTGGTGCAGGTATTGTAACAGCGGCTAACAAAAGTTTTATTGTTGATGATAATTTAGTTGAGAAATATAAGCTGGAAGAATTTAAACTCCCTATAATTCAAAAAAGTTCACAAATAAAAAATTTAATAAACTTCACTAAAAATGATTTCGAAGTGATACAACATTCAGGAAAACCTACTAACTTACTGCTTTTTAAAGATCAGGATTATGAACTCTTCACCCCTGAGAGTAAGTTATATTTAGACCTTTTAGTGAAAGATAAAGTACATCAGAGATATAAATGCACAAAAAGAAATAGGTGGTATGTTGTACCTTCAGTATGGAAATCTGATGGTTTTTTCTTTAAAAGATCATTTTTGCATCCCAAAATAATTGTAAATGATGCTGAGGTATTGGTAACTGATACAGCTTATAGAATAACCATGAAAGAGGGGTATGATATTAAATCATTAGCATTTTCGTTTTATAATTCCTTGACGCTTGTATTTACTGAATTATTCGGTCGATATTATGGTGGTGGGGTCTTAGAACTTACTCCGAATGAATTTAAAAAAGTACCGATACCTTACGTTAATGTTACCAATGAAGTGTTAATACAATTAGACGATATGTTCAGAGATGAAGAAGATTTCAGTAAGATTTTAACCTTTACGAATGATATTGTATTAAAACAAAGTTTTGGTTTCACAAATGATGAGATTGAATTTTTAAATACTATAAGAGAACGGCTAATAAATAGGCGGTTAAAAAGATACTGAAACCATATTAATCTGGTAGTATTTTGATTAGGTCGATAACATTTTTTAGTTGTTGATTGGATATAGAATATGCTTGGAAAATAGTTAGTGGGTTAGCCTCATGGGCTTCAATTTTACATTTTTGTAGTTCGAGGAATTGTTTATTTGAGGAATAGTTCTGTTCTAAAATTTTTAAAATTTCCTGTTTATAATCCATAATTCACCTCTAAATTTAACTTATTGTATAAAGTCAGTATTATCCATTGAGTGCGATGTATTCATTTAGATTTTTGATCTAGTCTGTTATTGATCAATACTTCCTAAATTTGTTCTGAATTATACAGGGTATGTTTATTCTCTTTGTAAAAGACCGCAGAAACAAAGAAGCAAAGTAGCCAATAGCTGCTTTGCTTCTTTGTTAACCTTTTAAAATCTCGCGTATCACATTTTTCGTTAGTTGAATACTTTCTGGAGAGGCGTCTCTCAACATTGTTACAATTTCTTGAATTACTACTTCTGACTCTGTGAAGTGAAAGTCCTCATCAACATAAGCGAAAAGCTGCATTAAGTTTACTTCAAGTGACTCAGCGATCTTTGCCAAGTTCACCAAAGAAACATTCTTTTCTCCACGTTCGATCTGTCCTATGTATGAAAAATGAAATCCACCTTTTTCTCCGAGGGATTCCTGTGAATACCCTCTTTCTTTGCGTAGTGCGCGGATTCTGGCTCCCACCAGCTTCAAAACTTCTCTGTCCTCGTTCACGGTATTCACCTCTCTATGTTCAAAAGTGTAGACAAGTTTCCTCAAGGTAAACACCAAACGAAGAATACAAATAATTTATTTGATTACTATAGGTATCATTTTATTGTATAATACTGGTATTAACTCTTTGGAGGGATGACAATGGCAAGAAATTGGTCCATAACCGAAGCACATTTTAATCACCAAGTAGATTTTACTCCACGTTCGCAAGACCATGATATCTCCACACAACCTAGGTCCAAACACATTCCTGCTTACCATATGCTACATACTACAACAAATGCCTATCACCAACATGCTAAGTATCATCTCAAACTTGCCGCCATCATGTGTAATCATAATCAGTTTAAAGCCTGCCTAATTCTATGTGATTGGGCTCTAGCCTCCATGATTAAGGCGCTTTATATCCATAAGTATCATTCAGTTCATCCACCCAAGGAACTCACCATGAACGAAATCTTGCCTTTAGTGCATACGGACACTGAACCCGGACTGGATATTGCCTTGTTCATCGGCACGATGCAACATATGTCATCGCAAGCAGATTACCCACATGACCAGCCACTAGAACTGAACAACATCGAAAAGCTTCTTCAACGAACAGAAGAGATATTGTACGAGTTATCCAAACGAATAATGAATAATTCATCAGAGTGAGATTGATTTTGAAATGGCTTCTTAGGGTTAAATGCTTGAGTAATCTATGTTGCGCTTACAAGATGACATCATCCAAATAAAGGATATATGATGCAGAGAATACAAAGGATGCTCCTTTCTCTGCATCTGGAAAGTAGGTGTACATTTTGAAAAGAGTAATCGCTATCTCGTTTCTTATATTATCTCTATTGGAATTGGTTACTTTAATCCTAGTCGGTAAAAGCATGATGAACGGGTATATGGAACCAAGCACGTTTAGAGGGATGATTTCATTCCCGTTATTCGCGATGTACCTATCGATCTGGATGTTCTTCTCACGACAAGAGTTTACCGGAGGACGAGTCGCGGGACAGATCAGTTTGACAGCGGCATTGTTGACGTCGTGCCCGTTGGTGTGTTTGTTGATTATTTTCTATTAAATCAACCCATCTCTTCCCATGGCAAATGGTATAATGGCAAAAAGGGAGATTCTGGCGCGAGGCTTGAAGCTCTCACAGCAGAAAGGATGTTATACCACATGCCTACATACAACAAATTGGTGCGGGACAAGATTCCGCATATTATCACATCCAGTGGTAAGGAATGCCGCACACGCATTCTGGACCCGGAGGAATATAAGCAAGAACTAAGAACGAAGCTGCGTGAAGAGTCTGAAGAATACATGAGTGCAGCGAGTGATCAGGAAGCTTTGGAAGAACTAGCCGACATGCTGGAGGTGATCCAGGCGCTGGCGGAGGTGCATGGTGCGAATGCGGCCCAGCTAGACAAGCTTCGGGCAGACAAAGCCGAGGCGCGTGGTGGATTCCAGGAACGGGTGTATCTGATCGATGTCGACGAAGCTTAACGTTAAACTCATTACAGATAACTTGGCAGACGAACTCATTTCCCGGATGCAGCATGCGTCCGGGATTTATATTATGACTTCCTTTATCATGCAGTCTGGTGTGAAGCTGCTTGCTCCGCATTTGAAACGGGCAGCAGAACGTGGAGCCGAGGTACGGATGCTCGCGGGAGACTATCTGTATATTACGCAGCCGGAAGGACTGCGGGCGCTGTGTGAGGTAGATCCACGAATTGAGGCACGACTGTGGCGAAGTATGGGAACTTCTTTTCACCCAAAAGCCTATCTGTTCGATCATGACAACGGGGAAGGACTGCTGATCGTCGGCTCGTCGAACTTCTCATTCACGGCGCTGAAGACGGGGTATGAATGGAATCTCGCGATGAATGCCGAGGCGGAACCGTATACGTTCCAGATGGCCTTGGACAAGTTCATGCAGAGCTTCTACCATGAGACGACATTACCAGTGAACCCGGATTCGATTGCGCTGTATGAAGAAGAGTACCGGAAGTATCACCAGAAGAACCCGGAGATGATCCAGCGGATCACGGAGATGGAAGAAGCGGAGTTCGGCACAGGGCTGCCGGAGGAAACAGAGGAGGAAACCGCCGAGCTGTCGCTTGTACCCATTCAGCCGCGGTTTGCGCAGCTCGATGCACTTGAAGCGTTGGAAGGCACGATGGAAGAGCAGTATGACAAGGCGATGGTCGTTATGGCGACCGGGCTTGGCAAAACGTATCTGGCGGGTTTCTTCGCCCAGCGGTTCAAGCGGATACTGTTTGTGGCGCATCGGGAAGAGATTTTGTTCCAGGCGAAGAAGTCTTTTCAGCGGATCATGCCGGAGCGCAGTCACGGTATTTACAACGGGCAGCATAAGGATGGAGCGGCGGATTGTGTGTATGCTTCGATCTTTACACTGAGTATGCAGCGACACCGGGATGGTTTTGCGGCGGATGCATTCGATCTGATCGTGGTGGATGAGTTCCACCATGCGGCAGCTAAGACGTATATGTCGGTGATCGAGCATTTTCAGCCGAGGTTTCTGCTGGGCATTACCGCTACCCCGGATCGACTGGATGGCAAGGATGTGTATGCGCTCTGTGATGGGAATGTGGCGTACCAGATGCATTTTATTGAAGCGATCCGGCGAGGTTGGCTGGCGCCATTTCAATATTACGGAGTATTCGATGATACGGACTATTCGCAGATCCGCTGGATCGGGACAAAGTATGATGAAGAACAGCTCATGGCCGTTCAGTTGCAAGAGGAGCATGTGGAGACGATCTATGCGGCCTGGGTGCGGCACAAGCAGACGAGAACGATTGGCTTTTGCTCATCGATCCGCCAGGCGGACTATTTAGCTGCCTATTTCCGCAGTCAGGGCGTGAAGGTGCTCAGTCTGCATTCGCGCACATCGGAGATGTCGCGGGAGGAAGCCATTCGCCAGCTTGATGCGGGTGAGCTGGAGGTTGTGCTGACGGTGGATCTGTTCAATGAGGGGACAGATATTCCATGTGTGGACACGTTGTTGTTCGTGCGTCCAACGGAGTCACTTGCGGTATTCACCCAGCAGGTGGGGCGTGGTCTAAGGCTGGCGGAGGGAAAATCGCATTGTGTTATCATCGACCTGATCGGAAACTACCGAAATGCGGATGTGAAGCTGAGTCTGCTGGACGTGCGTGGAGATGAGGAACGAAGCGGGAAAGCGATGGATTCGGCTGTGCCTGAGGTTCCGGCTAACTGTGGGATTCATCTGGAGACCCGAGTGGTGAACCTGCTTCAGGAGCTAAGCCGCAAACGGCTACCGCGCCGCGAAAAGCTGCATCAGGATTTTCTGAATGTGAAGCGAGAACTGGGGCGTATTCCGACTTATCTGGAACTGCATCTCATGGGGCATTCGAAGAGTATCGGGTACAGGAGCGAATTTGGTTCGTATGTAGGGTTTCTGCATTGGGCAGAACTGCTGTCCCCATATGAGGGAGAGATATACGTCCGGCATGAAACGTGGCTGCGGGATGTGGAGAAGACGGTTATGAACAAAAGCTATAAAATGATTGTGCTGCTGTACATGCTGGAGCGAGGAGAAGCGCACTGGATGGACCCGATCACACCGGGGGAGATGGCAAGGTTCTTCCATACGTATCTGACGGAGAAGGAGTACCGGAAACGGAAAGACTTTTCGGACAAAGGCAAACTTGCGCTCTGGGAGTGGAATGAGAAGACGGCAACAG from Paenibacillus sp. JNUCC-31 includes:
- a CDS encoding HNH endonuclease; this encodes MSTSNLRTRDPIRTCKKTYTNYRSFKKYLAQDFNNRCGYCDDFDGWIGGTSTYHIDHFAPKIKFPLLENDYTNLVYACSFCNRFKSDDWPSEDHTISVVKDKGYIDPCDAKYKGHFERDLYGNIIPLNNVADYMHNKLQFFLARHRIIWNLTRLKIQLDELEGLATRYKAEKEKYDKILHLYFELSIEFQNYLRYLLGENFQDGT
- a CDS encoding Eco57I restriction-modification methylase domain-containing protein; this translates as MEHKKKNGVYYTPDSLANFVINHLYFNFLENKKKINVLEPSCGDGIFINAIVNSKTEKKQKLNITAVELDELEIGKISQEMSDKVGTDINITFHNRDYLEFQVLNKDKYDLIIGNPPYISHKHLTEHQISLSNEVLTKAKVSPPRTKNLWISFLISSVLSLTNNGTICFILPSELLQVKHSLSIRDFLFKHFNYIEIFTFGEIVFEGIEQDTIIFIGSNSKGKRGFKYSNIDNLKDLNIDVINESENLADIQISEKWTSLILTNSHIDKLTAMKERVYPLDFYCSSGAGIVTAANKSFIVDDNLVEKYKLEEFKLPIIQKSSQIKNLINFTKNDFEVIQHSGKPTNLLLFKDQDYELFTPESKLYLDLLVKDKVHQRYKCTKRNRWYVVPSVWKSDGFFFKRSFLHPKIIVNDAEVLVTDTAYRITMKEGYDIKSLAFSFYNSLTLVFTELFGRYYGGGVLELTPNEFKKVPIPYVNVTNEVLIQLDDMFRDEEDFSKILTFTNDIVLKQSFGFTNDEIEFLNTIRERLINRRLKRY
- a CDS encoding helix-turn-helix domain-containing protein encodes the protein MNEDREVLKLVGARIRALRKERGYSQESLGEKGGFHFSYIGQIERGEKNVSLVNLAKIAESLEVNLMQLFAYVDEDFHFTESEVVIQEIVTMLRDASPESIQLTKNVIREILKG
- a CDS encoding HEPN domain-containing protein, with amino-acid sequence MARNWSITEAHFNHQVDFTPRSQDHDISTQPRSKHIPAYHMLHTTTNAYHQHAKYHLKLAAIMCNHNQFKACLILCDWALASMIKALYIHKYHSVHPPKELTMNEILPLVHTDTEPGLDIALFIGTMQHMSSQADYPHDQPLELNNIEKLLQRTEEILYELSKRIMNNSSE
- a CDS encoding nucleoside triphosphate pyrophosphohydrolase: MPTYNKLVRDKIPHIITSSGKECRTRILDPEEYKQELRTKLREESEEYMSAASDQEALEELADMLEVIQALAEVHGANAAQLDKLRADKAEARGGFQERVYLIDVDEA
- a CDS encoding DEAD/DEAH box helicase family protein, producing the protein MSTKLNVKLITDNLADELISRMQHASGIYIMTSFIMQSGVKLLAPHLKRAAERGAEVRMLAGDYLYITQPEGLRALCEVDPRIEARLWRSMGTSFHPKAYLFDHDNGEGLLIVGSSNFSFTALKTGYEWNLAMNAEAEPYTFQMALDKFMQSFYHETTLPVNPDSIALYEEEYRKYHQKNPEMIQRITEMEEAEFGTGLPEETEEETAELSLVPIQPRFAQLDALEALEGTMEEQYDKAMVVMATGLGKTYLAGFFAQRFKRILFVAHREEILFQAKKSFQRIMPERSHGIYNGQHKDGAADCVYASIFTLSMQRHRDGFAADAFDLIVVDEFHHAAAKTYMSVIEHFQPRFLLGITATPDRLDGKDVYALCDGNVAYQMHFIEAIRRGWLAPFQYYGVFDDTDYSQIRWIGTKYDEEQLMAVQLQEEHVETIYAAWVRHKQTRTIGFCSSIRQADYLAAYFRSQGVKVLSLHSRTSEMSREEAIRQLDAGELEVVLTVDLFNEGTDIPCVDTLLFVRPTESLAVFTQQVGRGLRLAEGKSHCVIIDLIGNYRNADVKLSLLDVRGDEERSGKAMDSAVPEVPANCGIHLETRVVNLLQELSRKRLPRREKLHQDFLNVKRELGRIPTYLELHLMGHSKSIGYRSEFGSYVGFLHWAELLSPYEGEIYVRHETWLRDVEKTVMNKSYKMIVLLYMLERGEAHWMDPITPGEMARFFHTYLTEKEYRKRKDFSDKGKLALWEWNEKTATEIEKLIVDMPMTKWSSAKGSITRFVDGVFSLNVQVEDAEERAVLYRWTKEICLYRLHAHFERG